From a region of the Marinomonas mediterranea MMB-1 genome:
- a CDS encoding YihY family inner membrane protein, with amino-acid sequence MKRFNNSATSQKAAQLTLASLLAAVPIITIIFGILSLTPALSSLESTLIGFIESNLAPGSSNEVITYLLSFSDQAKNLSLAGFATLLLTALLLLNSFENSVQSIWGIHDKRSIKDKLLTYWAILTLGPILLAASLSLYGTLISYQLAGIELSQFIDKLFDIGKFLIYTFMLLLLNYLAPNTNSSIKLSLICSAIGAFSLILLNTLFANFAQFFANYQVIYGAFAALPIFLVWLQASWVIVLATICLNATLHEYRQSQ; translated from the coding sequence GTGAAACGATTCAACAACAGCGCCACCTCTCAAAAAGCCGCCCAACTCACACTCGCTTCGCTCTTAGCCGCAGTTCCAATCATTACCATCATATTTGGTATTTTAAGCCTAACGCCCGCACTAAGCTCACTAGAATCCACTCTCATTGGCTTTATTGAATCAAACCTTGCTCCAGGCAGCAGCAACGAAGTCATAACCTATTTACTGAGTTTTTCAGATCAAGCTAAGAACCTTTCTCTTGCTGGCTTTGCGACACTGCTTCTCACCGCCCTATTATTACTAAATAGTTTTGAAAACAGTGTTCAGTCAATCTGGGGGATTCACGATAAACGCTCAATCAAAGATAAACTGCTTACATATTGGGCAATATTAACGCTTGGCCCAATCCTCTTAGCAGCATCGCTCAGCCTTTATGGCACTTTAATTTCTTATCAACTAGCAGGTATAGAGCTCAGCCAATTCATAGACAAACTCTTTGATATTGGTAAATTTCTAATTTATACCTTCATGCTGTTATTGCTGAACTATTTAGCCCCAAATACAAACTCCTCTATAAAACTCTCACTAATTTGCTCAGCCATCGGAGCCTTTTCCTTAATACTCCTTAACACCCTCTTCGCCAATTTCGCTCAGTTCTTCGCAAACTACCAAGTCATTTACGGTGCATTTGCGGCTTTGCCAATTTTTTTAGTGTGGCTGCAAGCAAGCTGGGTGATTGTGTTAGCGACTATTTGCTTAAATGCAACACTGCACGAATACCGCCAATCGCAATAA
- a CDS encoding hypoxanthine-guanine phosphoribosyltransferase, producing MTTQKIQELNNILEEADCLLSSEELDNAIDTLATQITKDLGDKLPIVMCVMNGGLIPTAALLEKLEFPLELDYVHATRYGMELEGQIELKWHSYPQIDFKGRHVLVMDDIFDQGHTLKAIVEWFKANGAKSVSSATTVNKLHDRKVEMTPEYIGAEVEDRFLFGYGMDYKGYFRNLKGIYAVKGT from the coding sequence ATGACCACTCAAAAGATTCAAGAACTAAACAACATTCTAGAGGAAGCCGACTGCTTGCTCAGCTCTGAAGAGCTAGACAACGCCATCGATACACTCGCCACTCAAATCACAAAAGATCTTGGCGATAAACTCCCGATTGTTATGTGCGTGATGAACGGAGGGCTAATCCCTACGGCCGCTTTGCTGGAAAAATTAGAGTTTCCACTTGAGCTAGATTATGTTCATGCAACGCGTTATGGGATGGAGCTTGAAGGACAAATCGAACTGAAGTGGCACAGCTACCCTCAAATTGATTTCAAAGGCCGTCATGTTCTTGTAATGGACGACATTTTTGATCAAGGACACACACTGAAAGCAATCGTGGAATGGTTCAAAGCCAATGGCGCCAAGAGCGTATCCAGTGCAACAACCGTCAATAAACTGCATGACAGAAAAGTAGAAATGACGCCAGAATACATTGGTGCAGAAGTAGAAGACAGATTCTTATTTGGCTACGGCATGGACTACAAAGGCTACTTTCGAAACCTTAAAGGCATCTACGCCGTTAAAGGCACCTAA
- the sthA gene encoding Si-specific NAD(P)(+) transhydrogenase, whose translation MTTRHYDVVVLGTGPAGEGAAMNAAKAGKRVAVVEASPKVGGSCTHLGTIPSKALRHAVKEIIAFNTNPMFRDIGEPRWFSFPKVLNRANKVIDKQVMGRTEYYARNRIDIFFGRGRFKDANTIEVNTYERGPELLVAEKVVIATGSRPYRPENIDFDHPRIYCSDTILSLSHTPRSLIIYGAGVIGSEYASIFCGLGVRVELINPGKKLLSFLDDEITDALSYHLRDSGVLIRHNETYDSVETTERGVVMHMTSGKKLRADALLFCNGRSGNTKDLGLDAIGLEANARGQLAVNDTYQTQVDNVYAAGDVIGWPSLASAAYDQGRAVAANMFGIEGGHFISEVPTGIYTIPEISSVGKTEAELTSEKVPYEVGRAFFKNTARAQITDEAVGMLKILFHRESLEILGIHCFGDQASEIVHIGQAIMKQPGEQNTLKYFLNTTFNYPTMAEAYRVAALNGFNRVF comes from the coding sequence ATGACCACGAGACATTACGATGTCGTTGTATTAGGAACAGGGCCTGCCGGAGAAGGCGCTGCAATGAACGCAGCCAAAGCTGGTAAGCGTGTTGCAGTGGTGGAAGCGAGTCCTAAAGTGGGGGGGAGCTGTACTCATTTGGGTACAATTCCGTCTAAAGCGCTTAGGCATGCAGTTAAAGAGATTATTGCGTTTAATACGAATCCGATGTTTCGGGATATTGGTGAACCTCGTTGGTTTTCGTTTCCTAAAGTATTAAATCGCGCAAATAAGGTGATTGATAAGCAGGTTATGGGGCGGACTGAATATTACGCTCGTAACCGAATTGATATCTTTTTTGGGCGTGGCCGCTTCAAGGATGCAAATACAATTGAAGTAAACACCTATGAGCGTGGTCCTGAATTACTAGTGGCTGAGAAAGTGGTTATCGCTACTGGGTCTCGTCCATACCGCCCAGAGAATATTGACTTTGATCATCCTCGAATTTATTGCTCGGATACTATTTTAAGTTTAAGCCATACTCCACGATCTTTGATTATTTATGGTGCTGGTGTCATCGGCTCTGAGTATGCGTCAATCTTTTGTGGATTGGGTGTAAGGGTTGAGTTAATTAATCCAGGTAAAAAGTTACTAAGCTTTTTGGATGATGAAATAACCGACGCATTGAGTTACCACTTGCGTGATAGTGGAGTGTTGATTCGCCACAATGAGACATATGACTCTGTGGAGACAACAGAGCGTGGTGTTGTAATGCACATGACATCTGGTAAAAAGTTGCGTGCAGATGCGCTACTGTTCTGTAATGGTCGATCTGGTAATACCAAAGATTTGGGGTTAGATGCTATTGGTCTAGAAGCAAATGCTAGAGGTCAGTTAGCGGTTAATGATACGTATCAAACACAAGTTGATAACGTATATGCGGCAGGTGATGTAATCGGTTGGCCGAGTCTAGCAAGTGCGGCATACGATCAAGGCCGCGCAGTTGCCGCGAATATGTTTGGTATAGAGGGTGGTCACTTCATTAGCGAGGTGCCAACTGGTATTTATACTATTCCTGAAATCAGCTCAGTGGGTAAAACTGAAGCTGAACTGACTAGCGAAAAGGTGCCTTACGAAGTAGGTCGTGCGTTCTTTAAGAACACGGCACGTGCTCAAATAACGGATGAAGCGGTAGGGATGTTGAAAATCTTATTCCATCGTGAATCGTTAGAAATTTTAGGTATTCACTGTTTTGGTGACCAAGCGTCAGAGATCGTCCACATTGGACAGGCGATCATGAAGCAGCCAGGTGAGCAGAATACGTTAAAGTATTTCTTGAACACGACGTTTAACTACCCAACGATGGCGGAAGCCTATCGTGTTGCGGCTCTGAACGGTTTTAACCGAGTGTTTTAA
- the nqrM gene encoding (Na+)-NQR maturation NqrM, with product MLTIILAFVLMLLLVAAMAVGVLMGRKPISGSCGGMSALGMEVACDICGGDKGKCEKETKKARASANSEDQFYDASK from the coding sequence ATGTTAACCATCATTTTGGCGTTTGTTTTAATGTTGTTGCTTGTAGCAGCAATGGCTGTCGGTGTACTTATGGGGCGTAAGCCTATTTCCGGCTCTTGTGGCGGTATGAGTGCACTTGGTATGGAAGTCGCTTGTGATATTTGCGGTGGCGATAAAGGAAAATGTGAAAAGGAAACGAAAAAGGCACGCGCCTCTGCTAATTCAGAAGATCAATTTTATGACGCTTCTAAGTAA
- a CDS encoding FAD:protein FMN transferase — protein sequence MRNKALLAGLAIVAVAVLYRLFSFTPELVGFSGPTMGTTYTVKFITHKNAPDEAMIKDSVDQVLVKVNKLMSTYDPSSELSLFNRSAAGQSYEASDDIAYVVNAALKISELTDGAYDVTVGPLVNLWGFGPGKHEDRVPTQEEIESAKSKVGYHYLSLDGNQLKKTKDVYVDLSSIAKGYGVDQVALTLEQYGINNYLVEVGGEIRTKGMKLDDAHWEIGVESPAGGHSIAQKVIQADNLSIATSGDYRNYFEKNGVRYSHTIDPKTGKPITHRLVSVTIISDSVMLADGLATAINVLGPVKGLEFAERNDIAAYMLVKEDFGFKEEYSKAFKPYLN from the coding sequence ATGAGAAACAAAGCACTTCTAGCTGGTCTGGCTATTGTAGCCGTCGCTGTTCTTTATCGTTTATTTTCATTTACTCCTGAGTTGGTCGGGTTCTCCGGTCCCACGATGGGGACAACCTACACGGTTAAGTTTATTACTCATAAAAACGCTCCTGATGAAGCGATGATTAAAGACTCTGTTGATCAGGTGTTGGTTAAGGTTAATAAGTTGATGTCAACTTATGATCCCAGTTCAGAGTTGTCTTTATTTAATCGTTCTGCTGCAGGTCAGTCTTATGAGGCCTCTGATGATATTGCCTATGTTGTCAATGCCGCGCTCAAGATAAGTGAGCTAACCGACGGTGCTTATGATGTTACTGTGGGGCCGCTTGTTAATTTGTGGGGGTTCGGTCCTGGTAAGCACGAAGATAGGGTGCCGACACAGGAAGAGATTGAAAGTGCTAAGTCTAAAGTTGGTTATCACTACTTGAGTTTAGATGGCAATCAGTTGAAAAAGACAAAAGATGTCTATGTTGACTTGTCTTCTATTGCAAAGGGTTATGGTGTCGATCAGGTTGCACTTACTCTGGAGCAATATGGAATCAATAATTACCTTGTAGAAGTGGGTGGTGAGATTCGAACTAAAGGGATGAAGCTAGACGATGCTCATTGGGAGATCGGGGTAGAGAGCCCTGCGGGTGGACACAGTATTGCTCAGAAAGTGATTCAGGCGGATAACCTTTCGATCGCAACTTCGGGCGACTATCGTAACTATTTTGAAAAAAATGGTGTGCGATATTCACATACAATAGATCCAAAAACAGGAAAACCCATTACCCATAGACTAGTCTCTGTTACTATTATCTCAGATAGTGTGATGTTAGCGGATGGTTTGGCGACAGCGATCAATGTCTTGGGGCCTGTAAAGGGCTTGGAGTTTGCTGAGCGAAATGATATTGCCGCGTATATGCTGGTAAAAGAAGATTTCGGTTTTAAAGAAGAATATTCAAAAGCGTTTAAGCCTTATCTAAATTAA
- the nqrF gene encoding NADH:ubiquinone reductase (Na(+)-transporting) subunit F, with amino-acid sequence MVNLEIILGVVMFTAIVLALVAIILAARARLVSTGDVTIRINGEKEVTAPAGGKLLQTLANSGIFLSSACGGGGTCAQCKCKVMNGGGSMLSTEQSHFTRREEKEGFRLSCQVAVKQDMDVEVPEEVFGVKAWECTVEANDNVATFIKELTLRLPEGENVDFRAGGYVQLEAPAHTVNYKDFVIDDEYREDWDKFNLWKFVSKVDEPIIRAYSMANYPEEKGIVKFNIRIASPPPGKDNVPPGQMSSYVFSLTPGDKIKVYGPFGEFFAKDTDAEMVFIGGGAGMAPMRSHIFDQLKRLKSSRKMSFWYGARSLREAFYTEEYDMLQGENENFKWHLALSDPLPEDNWEGYTGFIHNVLYENYLKDHPAPEDCEFYMCGPPMMNASVIKMLEDLGVENENILLDDFGG; translated from the coding sequence ATGGTCAACTTAGAAATCATTCTGGGTGTGGTGATGTTTACCGCTATCGTGCTTGCGTTGGTTGCCATTATTTTGGCTGCTCGCGCTCGCTTGGTTAGCACCGGTGACGTTACAATACGCATCAATGGCGAAAAGGAAGTGACAGCGCCTGCTGGCGGTAAGTTGCTTCAAACATTAGCAAACAGCGGTATCTTTCTATCATCTGCATGTGGTGGTGGCGGTACGTGTGCGCAATGTAAATGTAAAGTGATGAATGGTGGTGGCTCAATGCTATCTACTGAACAATCTCACTTTACTCGCCGTGAAGAAAAAGAAGGCTTCCGCCTTTCGTGTCAGGTTGCTGTAAAGCAAGACATGGATGTGGAAGTACCTGAAGAGGTATTTGGAGTTAAAGCTTGGGAATGTACGGTGGAGGCAAATGACAACGTTGCAACCTTCATCAAGGAGCTAACGCTTCGTCTTCCTGAGGGCGAAAATGTAGATTTCAGAGCAGGTGGTTACGTTCAGTTAGAAGCCCCTGCGCATACTGTAAACTACAAAGATTTCGTTATTGATGACGAGTACCGCGAGGATTGGGATAAGTTCAATCTTTGGAAATTCGTTTCTAAAGTGGATGAGCCGATTATTCGCGCTTACTCAATGGCAAACTATCCTGAAGAAAAGGGTATTGTTAAATTCAATATCCGTATTGCATCGCCGCCTCCAGGCAAAGATAACGTACCTCCAGGTCAAATGTCTTCATACGTATTTAGTTTAACGCCTGGCGATAAAATTAAAGTGTATGGTCCATTTGGTGAGTTTTTTGCGAAAGATACTGACGCTGAAATGGTGTTCATTGGTGGTGGTGCTGGTATGGCACCGATGCGTTCGCACATCTTTGATCAGCTTAAGCGTTTGAAGTCGTCTCGTAAGATGTCTTTCTGGTATGGCGCGCGTAGTCTTCGTGAAGCATTCTATACGGAAGAGTATGACATGCTTCAAGGCGAAAATGAGAACTTCAAGTGGCATTTAGCACTGTCTGATCCATTGCCAGAAGATAACTGGGAAGGGTACACTGGATTTATTCATAATGTGCTTTATGAAAACTATCTGAAAGATCACCCAGCGCCTGAAGATTGTGAGTTCTACATGTGTGGGCCTCCAATGATGAATGCGTCTGTTATTAAGATGCTAGAAGATCTCGGAGTCGAGAACGAAAACATCTTGTTAGATGACTTTGGTGGCTAG
- the nqrE gene encoding NADH:ubiquinone reductase (Na(+)-transporting) subunit E, translating into MEHFISLFIKAIFVENMALAFFLGMCTFLALSKKVETAIGLGIAVVVVLAITVPLNNLLYKNLLQDGALEWAGLPDVDLNFLGLLSYIGVIAAVVQILEMTLDKYMPALYNALGVFLPLITVNCAIMGASLFMVERDYNFSESLVYGVGAGVGWALAIAALAGIREKLKYSDVPAGLRGLGITFITVGLMSLGFMSFSGVQL; encoded by the coding sequence ATGGAACACTTTATCAGTCTTTTTATTAAAGCCATTTTTGTTGAAAACATGGCGCTGGCTTTTTTCTTGGGTATGTGTACTTTCCTTGCCCTTTCTAAGAAAGTAGAGACAGCGATTGGCTTGGGTATTGCGGTTGTAGTGGTATTGGCCATTACGGTTCCGCTTAATAACTTGCTTTACAAAAACCTTCTGCAAGACGGTGCGCTTGAATGGGCTGGGTTGCCAGATGTTGATCTGAACTTCCTTGGTTTGTTGAGCTATATCGGTGTTATTGCAGCGGTTGTTCAGATACTCGAAATGACGTTAGATAAGTATATGCCAGCGTTGTATAACGCGTTAGGTGTGTTCTTACCTCTAATTACGGTTAACTGTGCCATCATGGGTGCCTCTCTTTTCATGGTTGAGCGTGACTACAACTTCAGTGAGAGTCTCGTTTACGGTGTCGGTGCTGGCGTTGGTTGGGCATTGGCTATTGCCGCGTTGGCCGGTATCCGTGAGAAGCTTAAGTACTCTGATGTTCCAGCAGGCTTACGTGGTTTGGGTATTACCTTTATCACTGTTGGTTTGATGAGTTTGGGCTTTATGTCATTTTCTGGTGTGCAGCTTTAA
- a CDS encoding NADH:ubiquinone reductase (Na(+)-transporting) subunit D: MSDVKKVLFGPILSNNPVALQILGICSALAVTSSLNVSLVMAVALTLVTAFSNLFIATIRSHIPNSIRIIVQMIIIASLVIVVDQVLKAFAYEISKQLSVFVGLIITNCIVMGRAEAYAMKNGPAMSFLDGIGNGLGYSAMLIIVAFFRELFGAGKLFGIEVFATVQNGGWYQPNGLMLLPPSAFFVIGLVIWALRAYKTEQVEEPEFKIAANSRVQEAH, translated from the coding sequence ATGTCTGATGTGAAAAAGGTTCTTTTTGGCCCTATCTTGTCAAACAACCCGGTTGCACTGCAGATTCTGGGTATTTGTTCGGCGTTGGCTGTAACGAGTAGTTTAAATGTAAGTTTGGTTATGGCGGTCGCATTGACGCTAGTAACAGCATTTTCTAACTTGTTTATAGCGACTATCCGTAGCCATATTCCAAACAGTATTCGTATCATTGTACAAATGATCATTATTGCGTCTTTGGTAATTGTGGTTGATCAGGTGCTTAAAGCATTCGCGTACGAGATCAGTAAGCAATTGTCTGTGTTCGTCGGTCTGATCATTACAAACTGTATCGTAATGGGTCGTGCTGAAGCCTATGCAATGAAAAATGGCCCAGCAATGAGCTTTTTGGATGGTATCGGTAACGGCTTAGGCTACAGTGCGATGTTGATCATCGTTGCTTTCTTCCGTGAGCTGTTTGGTGCCGGAAAACTGTTCGGTATCGAGGTGTTTGCTACGGTGCAAAATGGCGGATGGTATCAACCGAACGGTCTGATGCTTCTTCCTCCAAGTGCCTTCTTCGTAATCGGTTTGGTTATCTGGGCGCTTCGCGCGTACAAGACTGAGCAGGTTGAAGAACCAGAATTCAAGATTGCTGCTAATTCACGAGTTCAGGAGGCGCACTAA
- a CDS encoding Na(+)-translocating NADH-quinone reductase subunit C, with product MASGNDSIKKTITVALSLCFVCSIFVAAAAVGLKPIQESNKDLDRKTNILSAANMLDPNRSVSEVFSTIEKRLVNLETGSFATQAELDAAGIDLDTYVQRDASRNPALSIALSGENDPAAIKRRVKFATVYLVKSGDTIDRIILPVHGYGLWSTLYGFMALEKDFSTVIGLGFYEHAETPGLGGEIDNPNWKALWKGKEVYDAQGKAVIGLAKGAVDSSDPEASHKVDGLSGATLTSRGVTHLVQYWLGDNGFGPFLAKLRKEGV from the coding sequence ATGGCTAGTGGAAACGATAGCATTAAAAAAACCATTACGGTTGCGCTTTCTCTGTGTTTTGTTTGTTCTATCTTTGTTGCAGCAGCAGCAGTTGGCTTGAAGCCAATTCAAGAGAGCAATAAAGACCTTGACCGTAAAACAAACATTTTGTCTGCAGCAAACATGTTAGATCCTAACCGTTCTGTTTCAGAGGTTTTCTCAACGATTGAAAAACGTTTGGTAAATCTAGAAACAGGAAGTTTTGCAACTCAGGCTGAGTTGGATGCAGCGGGTATTGATCTAGACACTTATGTTCAAAGAGATGCGTCTCGTAACCCTGCTTTGTCTATCGCGTTAAGCGGAGAAAATGATCCTGCAGCGATCAAGCGCCGAGTTAAATTCGCAACGGTTTATTTGGTTAAATCGGGCGATACAATCGATCGTATCATTCTTCCTGTTCACGGTTATGGTCTATGGTCTACTCTTTACGGTTTTATGGCCTTAGAGAAAGACTTTAGTACTGTGATTGGTCTTGGTTTCTACGAGCACGCAGAAACCCCTGGACTGGGTGGCGAGATTGATAATCCAAACTGGAAAGCGTTGTGGAAAGGTAAAGAAGTTTACGATGCTCAAGGTAAGGCTGTAATCGGTCTGGCTAAAGGTGCGGTTGATAGCTCTGATCCAGAAGCTTCTCATAAGGTTGATGGCTTGTCCGGTGCAACGTTGACAAGTCGCGGTGTGACGCACTTGGTTCAATACTGGCTTGGTGATAACGGCTTCGGTCCTTTCCTTGCAAAATTGCGTAAAGAGGGAGTGTAA
- a CDS encoding NADH:ubiquinone reductase (Na(+)-transporting) subunit B — MGLRKILDKMEPEFHSGGKYENWYALYEAVDTIFYRPSSVTKTNAHVRDAVDMKRIMILVWMCTFPAMFFGMYNIGLQANSAMDAMGVDGGESWRHAIIGALTTYDVSSVWDNMIYGAMYFLPVYLTTFVVGGFWEVLFAAVRKHEVNEGFFVTSILFSLSLPATIPLWQVALGITFGVVLGKEVFGGTGKNFLNPALAGRAFLFFAYPASMSGDAVWTAVDGFSGATMLSQAAAGGVDALSISWSDAFFGFVQGSMGETSTLAILIGGCALLIMRIANWRIVAGVMLGMVLTSLLFNAIGSDTNPMLATPWYWHLVMGGFAFGMMYMATDPVSASMTNKGKLFYGALIGVMVVLIRVVNPAYPEGMMLAILFANLFAPFIDHFIVQANIKRRIARNG; from the coding sequence ATGGGTCTTAGAAAAATTCTTGATAAAATGGAACCTGAGTTCCATAGTGGCGGTAAGTATGAAAACTGGTACGCGCTTTACGAAGCGGTTGATACCATTTTTTACCGCCCGAGCAGTGTAACAAAGACCAATGCACACGTTCGCGATGCGGTTGATATGAAACGCATCATGATTTTGGTTTGGATGTGTACCTTCCCTGCTATGTTCTTTGGAATGTACAACATAGGTTTGCAAGCCAATAGTGCGATGGACGCCATGGGTGTTGATGGTGGTGAATCTTGGCGTCATGCGATCATCGGTGCGTTAACGACGTACGATGTATCAAGTGTGTGGGATAATATGATTTATGGCGCGATGTATTTCTTGCCTGTCTATTTGACCACCTTTGTCGTTGGTGGCTTCTGGGAAGTTTTGTTCGCAGCTGTTCGTAAACACGAAGTGAACGAAGGGTTCTTCGTAACGTCTATTCTGTTCTCTCTATCTCTGCCTGCGACTATTCCTTTGTGGCAAGTTGCTTTGGGTATCACATTTGGTGTGGTGCTTGGCAAAGAAGTCTTTGGTGGAACGGGTAAAAACTTCCTTAACCCTGCGCTTGCTGGCCGTGCGTTCTTGTTCTTCGCTTACCCTGCTTCAATGTCTGGTGATGCTGTTTGGACGGCAGTGGATGGCTTCTCTGGGGCGACTATGCTTAGTCAAGCTGCCGCAGGTGGCGTAGATGCGTTGAGTATTTCTTGGTCTGATGCGTTCTTTGGCTTTGTTCAGGGCTCGATGGGTGAAACGTCAACTCTCGCTATTTTGATTGGTGGTTGTGCCTTATTGATAATGAGGATCGCTAACTGGCGAATTGTCGCAGGCGTTATGCTTGGCATGGTGCTCACGTCTCTATTGTTTAACGCAATAGGCTCTGACACCAATCCGATGTTGGCAACACCTTGGTACTGGCACTTAGTCATGGGTGGCTTTGCGTTTGGTATGATGTATATGGCGACTGACCCTGTTTCGGCTTCGATGACCAACAAAGGTAAGCTTTTCTACGGCGCTTTGATCGGTGTAATGGTTGTTTTGATTCGTGTCGTTAACCCTGCTTACCCAGAGGGCATGATGCTTGCAATTCTATTTGCAAACTTATTTGCGCCATTTATTGATCATTTTATTGTTCAGGCAAATATTAAGCGGAGGATTGCTCGCAATGGCTAG
- a CDS encoding Na(+)-translocating NADH-quinone reductase subunit A produces the protein MYKITNGLNLPISGAPNQKIDNAPAAKSVAVIGPDYHGMKPTMLIKEGDKVKKGQVIFTDKKTEGVKYTAPASGVVSTINRGERRMLQSVVIDVEGDDSVEFAKYAGSDLNSLDRDLVVTNLVDSGLWTAFRTRPFSKVPAVDTAPRSIFVTAIDTNPLAADPELVLADNAEAFADGLTVLSRLTEGKVYLCKAPGSKIPTTSDVTVEEFGGVHPAGLAGTHIHFLDPVSDSKVVWSVNYQDVVAIGKLFVQGELYTDRVISLGGPQVNNPRLLRTRLGANLDQIVAGELKEGENRIISGSVLSGRKASGPYGYVGRYHNQVSVIREGRERQMMHYLRAGVEKHSVLNVFLSKLLGKTSFDMTSTTNGSDRTMLPLGHFENLMPMDILPTQLLRSIVVNDTEVAQKLGVLELDEEDLALMTYACSGKFEYGPILRDCLTLIEKEG, from the coding sequence ATGTATAAAATTACAAACGGCCTAAATCTACCGATTAGCGGAGCCCCCAATCAAAAGATTGATAATGCTCCTGCAGCGAAGTCGGTTGCGGTTATCGGCCCTGATTACCATGGTATGAAACCTACTATGCTGATCAAGGAAGGTGACAAGGTCAAAAAGGGACAGGTTATCTTCACAGATAAGAAAACGGAAGGTGTGAAGTACACTGCGCCCGCTTCAGGCGTCGTTTCTACGATTAATCGTGGCGAACGTCGTATGTTACAGTCGGTAGTGATTGATGTAGAAGGCGATGATTCTGTCGAGTTCGCGAAGTATGCGGGCTCAGATTTGAACTCTTTAGATCGAGATCTTGTTGTAACGAATTTAGTTGACTCTGGACTATGGACCGCTTTTCGCACGCGACCATTTTCAAAAGTGCCAGCAGTTGATACTGCGCCTCGCTCTATTTTTGTGACGGCGATTGATACAAATCCTTTAGCTGCCGACCCAGAACTTGTGTTGGCTGACAACGCAGAAGCTTTTGCTGATGGTTTAACGGTTCTTTCTCGTTTGACCGAAGGTAAAGTGTACTTGTGTAAGGCACCTGGAAGTAAAATTCCAACAACCTCTGATGTTACAGTAGAAGAGTTTGGTGGTGTTCACCCAGCAGGGTTAGCCGGTACTCATATCCACTTCTTGGATCCAGTGAGTGATAGCAAAGTCGTTTGGAGTGTTAACTACCAAGACGTTGTTGCGATTGGCAAGCTGTTTGTTCAGGGTGAATTGTATACTGATCGTGTTATTTCACTCGGTGGTCCTCAAGTTAATAATCCTCGTCTACTTCGTACGCGCTTAGGCGCGAATCTAGATCAGATTGTTGCAGGTGAGCTAAAAGAAGGCGAGAACCGTATTATTTCAGGTTCTGTGCTTTCTGGACGTAAGGCGTCTGGACCATATGGTTACGTCGGTCGTTACCACAATCAAGTTTCGGTTATTCGTGAAGGCCGCGAACGTCAAATGATGCACTATTTACGTGCAGGTGTTGAAAAGCACTCTGTTCTAAATGTGTTCTTATCTAAATTGTTAGGTAAAACTAGCTTTGATATGACGTCGACCACAAACGGTAGTGATCGTACGATGTTACCTTTAGGTCACTTTGAAAACTTGATGCCGATGGATATTTTACCAACACAATTGCTGCGTTCTATCGTCGTTAATGACACAGAAGTGGCTCAAAAGCTTGGTGTGTTGGAGTTAGATGAAGAAGATCTTGCTCTGATGACCTATGCGTGTTCTGGTAAATTTGAATACGGCCCAATCCTTAGGGATTGTCTAACTCTGATTGAGAAAGAGGGTTAA
- the folX gene encoding dihydroneopterin triphosphate 2'-epimerase, whose translation MQSHHAKICIKDLRLRTYIGFNDEERSNKQDVIINASIEYPATNACSTDDVDNAVNYKTICKKIIAHVEANRFLLLEKLAADVLDICLEPNQVKKASVEIDKPHALRFADSVSFTLTASKDQ comes from the coding sequence TTGCAAAGCCATCACGCCAAAATATGCATAAAGGATCTTCGATTAAGGACCTACATAGGCTTCAATGATGAAGAGCGCAGTAACAAACAAGATGTTATTATAAACGCCTCTATTGAATACCCAGCTACCAACGCCTGCTCAACGGACGATGTCGATAACGCAGTTAATTACAAAACCATTTGCAAGAAAATCATCGCGCATGTCGAAGCAAACCGTTTTTTACTACTGGAAAAGTTGGCTGCTGATGTTCTGGACATTTGCCTCGAACCTAATCAAGTCAAAAAAGCATCCGTCGAAATAGACAAGCCACACGCTCTTCGCTTTGCAGATTCTGTTTCTTTCACCTTAACCGCCTCTAAAGACCAATAA